GACATTTTGTTGAATTTGCTGAGGGACAACGTCATCTCCAGTAGTATTAGCTGCGCCGATTTTAAGGTCCAGCCGGTTCCTGGCTCTCTCTATTTCGAAGGAAAATCTATAAAGACTAACCAGCTCGGCCTCACTGAAAATCTCCTCTAGGACTTGATCACTACATAGTAGTTCTTGCCCACCCACCATCTCTGCAGTCAATGATTTAACCCGGTATATGATTTAACTCGGTTTATGTTAGTAGTGAAACCCTATATGGGTGAAGGCTATTACCGTTTATGTCAGACATGTGTTGCTCTTCCGTTTTTCCTTCTCCAAGAAAAGATCGATTGCCAATCTTAAACGGTGTTCTGCTGATGAACTCGTATTTGGCAACGTCTTCGGCTCCGAATATCACACAAAGTTGTGGCTCGGTATTCCATTCATGGACACTCATTACCATCTCAAGAT
This genomic stretch from Brassica napus cultivar Da-Ae chromosome C9, Da-Ae, whole genome shotgun sequence harbors:
- the BNAC09G26040D gene encoding uncharacterized protein BNAC09G26040D, translating into MHELTDLVRGVFNLTTATPLLITFQLPQWMVEPEGETGPPHNIVAKPDLEMVMSVHEWNTEPQLCVIFGAEDVAKYEFISRTPFKIGNRSFLGEGKTEEQHMSDINEMVGGQELLCSDQVLEEIFSEAELVSLYRFSFEIERARNRLDLKIGAANTTGDDVVPQQIQQNVREPRLSAQIGSLTTATELMPPLNYDVGSTSVQLTPVRRNEIRPDVPTGKVEEQTDLQD